One genomic segment of Tripterygium wilfordii isolate XIE 37 chromosome 9, ASM1340144v1, whole genome shotgun sequence includes these proteins:
- the LOC120005285 gene encoding pentatricopeptide repeat-containing protein At1g28690, mitochondrial, whose amino-acid sequence MKNGILPQIRPSILSLARRRSTLPPEDRIFSPYQDDTNQPAPITLSSALQHYINSDTPRHGQKLHSRVIKVGFIPNTNISIKLLILHLKCGCIEYARQLFDELPQRTLSAYNYMIGGYLKQGNAEESLSLVRRLVLEGERVDGYTCSMIIKASSCGGDNVVLPRSLGRIAHAQILKLNINADDVLYTGLVDSHVKSGRVGYARTVFDEMLEKNVICSTSMISGYMNEGCVEEAKEIFDKTIEKDVVVFNAMIEGYSKSAETSRTALEVYVDMQRLNFRPNISTFASVIGACSSLAAFEVGQQVQGQIIKTEFFADIRIGSALVDMYSKCGRVEHARSIFDNMLVRNVFSWTSMIDGYGKNGYPAEALELFHKMQKVNGIEPNYVTFLSALSACGHAGLVDKGQEIFESMERDYLMKPRMEHYACMVDLLGRAGSLHKALEFVIGMPEKPNSDVWAALLSSCRLHGDVELANVAASELFKLNADDRPGAYVVLSNTLAAAGKWDSVTEVREIMKTKGISKDTARSCVGSESSV is encoded by the coding sequence ATGAAAAATGGCATACTACCGCAAATCAGACCCTCCATCCTCTCATTGGCCCGCAGGCGCAGCACACTACCACCAGAAGATCGAATTTTCTCGCCATATCAGGACGATACCAACCAACCAGCTCCAATTACACTATCATCAGCTCTTCAACACTATATTAACTCTGATACTCCCAGACATGGACAAAAGCTCCATTCCCGTGTAATCAAAGTGGGGTTCATACCCAACACAAACATATCTATAAAGCTACTGATTTTGCACTTGAAGTGCGGCTGCATAGAATACGCGCGCCAACTGTTTGACGAATTGCCTCAACGAACTCTTTCAGCATATAATTACATGATTGGTGGGTACTTAAAACAAGGAAATGCCGAAGAATCACTTAGTCTGGTTCGGAGACTGGTTTTGGAAGGAGAAAGGGTAGATGGGTATACCTGTTCGATGATTATAAAAGCATCCTCTTGTGGTGGTGACAATGTGGTATTGCCGCGTAGCCTGGGGAGAATTGCGCATGCCCAGATActgaaattaaatattaatgcAGATGATGTGCTTTACACAGGTCTTGTTGACTCTCATGTTAAGAGTGGGCGAGTTGGTTATGCGAGGAccgtgtttgatgaaatgctgGAAAAGAATGTGATATGTTCAACTTCCATGATCTCTGGGTACATGAATGAAGGATGTGTGGAAGAGGCTAAGGAGATCTTTGATAAAACAATTGAGAAGGATGTGGTGGTTTTCAATGCCATGATTGAAGGCTACAGCAAATCAGCGGAAACATCTCGCACAGCACTTGAAGTTTATGTTGATATGCAAAGGCTAAATTTTCGACCAAACATCTCAACTTTTGCCAGTGTTATTGGGGCTTGCTCTTCGTTGGCGGCATTTGAAGTTGGTCAGCAAGTCCAAGGTCAGATTATAAAGACTGAATTTTTTGCTGATATTAGAATTGGTAGTGCTCTTGTAGATATGTACTCGAAATGTGGAAGAGTCGAGCATGCAAGGAGTATCTTTGACAACATGCTGGTAAGGAATGTATTCTCGTGGACTTCTATGATTGATGGATATGGAAAGAATGGATATCCCGCAGAAGCACTTGAACTCTTTCACAAAATGCAGAAAGTAAACGGGATTGAACCAAATTATGTCACATTCCTCAGTGCTCTGTCAGCTTGTGGACATGCTGGGTTAGTGGACAAGGGACAAGAGATCTTTGAGAGCATGGAGAGAGACTACTTGATGAAACCAAGAATGGAACATTATGCTTGCATGGTTGATCTCTTGGGACGTGCAGGAAGCTTACACAAGGCATTGGAGTTTGTGATTGGAATGCCAGAGAAGCCCAATTCCGATGTTTGGGCGGCTTTGCTTAGTTCTTGTAGGTTGCATGGTGATGTCGAGTTGGCAAATGTGGCTGCGAGTGAACTTTTTAAGTTGAATGCTGATGATCGACCTGGAGCATATGTTGTGTTGTCCAATACTTTGGCTGCTGCTGGAAAATGGGACAGTGTAACTGAGGTTAGGGAGATAATGAAGACAAAGGGAATATCAAAAGATACTGCCCGGAGTTGTGTGGGGAGCGAAAGCAGTGTATAA
- the LOC120006380 gene encoding signaling peptide TAXIMIN 1-like, with protein MCCCCDDDCECRPLGFLLGLPFAFLSLILSLVGIVVWIVGLLLTCICPCCLCVTIIVELALALIKAPILVLKWFTSKIPC; from the coding sequence ATGTGTTGCTGCTGTGATGACGATTGTGAGTGCAGGCCTTTAGGGTTTCTGTTAGGCCTGCCCTTTGCCTTCCTCTCTCTGATCCTCTCTCTTGTGGGAATCGTTGTGTGGATTGTGGGATTGTTGTTAACCTGCATATGCCCCTGCTGCTTGTGCGTGACGATCATTGTGGAATTGGCGCTGGCTTTGATCAAAGCTCCCATTCTGGTCCTCAAGTGGTTCACTTCCAAGATCCCTTGTTAG